From Salinibacterium sp. ZJ450, one genomic window encodes:
- a CDS encoding undecaprenyl-diphosphate phosphatase encodes MQFIEAIILGLVQGLTEFLPISSSAHLRIVGEFLPSATDPGATFTAITQIGTEIAVLVYFWKDITRIIGRWFRSFGGSVRKDDPDVRMGWLIILGTLPIVLVGYFGQEYIRSVFRNLWLVAIVLIVFGILLGLADHYGKRNRELPDITYPHGIYFGLAQTLALVPGVSRSGATTTMGLALGYSRPAAARYAFLLAVPAVFGSGLYELVNSFGEPEGYYGYAQTAVATVVAFGVGLAVIAFLMNYISKKSFMPFVIYRLALGATLMILLSTGVLDPL; translated from the coding sequence TTGCAGTTCATCGAGGCCATCATCCTCGGCCTGGTCCAGGGCCTCACCGAATTCCTCCCCATCTCGTCCAGTGCGCATCTCCGCATCGTCGGGGAGTTCCTGCCGAGCGCCACCGACCCCGGCGCCACCTTCACGGCGATCACCCAGATCGGCACCGAGATCGCCGTCCTGGTGTATTTCTGGAAAGACATCACCCGAATAATCGGGCGCTGGTTCCGTTCGTTCGGCGGCAGCGTTCGCAAGGATGACCCCGACGTGCGGATGGGCTGGCTGATCATCCTCGGCACCCTCCCGATCGTGCTCGTCGGCTATTTCGGGCAGGAGTACATCCGCTCGGTGTTCCGCAACCTGTGGCTGGTCGCGATCGTGCTGATCGTCTTCGGCATCCTGCTCGGCCTCGCGGACCACTACGGCAAACGCAACCGCGAACTGCCCGATATCACCTACCCACACGGCATCTACTTCGGCCTGGCGCAGACCCTCGCCCTGGTGCCCGGCGTCTCCCGGTCTGGTGCGACCACGACCATGGGTCTCGCCCTCGGTTATTCCCGTCCGGCGGCAGCGCGCTACGCGTTCCTGCTCGCGGTGCCGGCGGTGTTCGGCAGTGGTCTGTATGAGCTGGTGAACAGCTTCGGTGAGCCCGAAGGCTACTACGGCTACGCGCAGACCGCCGTTGCCACGGTGGTGGCGTTCGGCGTGGGCCTTGCGGTGATCGCCTTCCTGATGAACTACATCTCGAAGAAGTCGTTCATGCCGTTCGTGATCTACCGCCTCGCGCTCGGCGCTACGCTCATGATCTTGCTGTCAACCGGGGTGCTCGACCCCCTCTAG